From the genome of Medicago truncatula cultivar Jemalong A17 chromosome 2, MtrunA17r5.0-ANR, whole genome shotgun sequence:
TAATGCTTCATGCTTATTCACTAAAGCCTGCAATTTGTAAGGAATACTATGTTTCTAGAAGAATTCactgaaaaaggaaataaatggCACTTCAAGAAACTAGACTGCTGTTTTTTAATTTGCATACTCCGtgataattaactttttttgtgTCTGGAAACCATGGCTGTCGATATCTTACGATACATACAAGTGTAGTAGTCccgttttttttaatgacttgaatcttgaattattttgaggttCGTATCATATCAGCTTATAATTTTGCCATGACACTTGTTTGATTTCCTTCTAATGTGGTATAGTATGTTGGTCATCTCTCTCATTAGGCAATTGTATGTATTGCCATTACCTTCTAATGTAACTTAAGTTTCACTGTTTATTGAtatcattttgtatttttttgttgcagGTTCTGTACTTTGTGTTGGGAGTGAATGGCATCGTTACCCATCGTCATTTTTCGTCCCAGATTTTGTGGGACAAGTTCGATGGATTGATGATGGTTTTGGAGGTCTTCTTCCCTTCCAATTTAATTCTACCCTAGGTGGGACTGCGGCAGCACCACCATACTTTAATAACAAGAACATGGCATCAGAAGAGCAATATGTAAGTCCTTTAACTGCATATATGTTTCTTTcaagttttaattttctttcttggCTGTTGTTGATTCCTAGAAATCtaaattattcatattttctCTACTTTCTATTTCCATGTTAAAAGTGTGGGAGTTATAGGGCCGTTTACTCTTGGTGTTTCTTGTTTTCATTTCcactgataaaataaaataaacattagaGAATGCATTATGACTTGGACGAGTTTAGGAGGTCTAAATGAGTTGATACACACTTTTGTAGTAGACTCTCTCTGACTTGGACGAGTTTAGGAGGCCTAAATGAGTTGACACAcgtataatcatttttttagtagACTCACTCTAACTCAGATGGAATCAGACAGACTGGCGAGTCTAAATCGAGTTCACGAGTgcattgaaaattttgaaaaaaagccCAAAACACATTCGGCCTCACCgtttcattgaaaaaaaaacctaaaggTATACAATCGACCTTTCTCTCGTCTCTTCCTTTTTCGTTTCAGAAGTCAGAAACAAACCTTCTCTCATTTTTCCTTGTTCTGTGGTAGTGCGACACATTAATTCTCGCTGTCTCTGGTTTGCACGTCTCACGCCGTCTCACATTCGCATGTTTTACAACATCGCGTTCATATTTTGCACGTCCCTTGCAGTATCACACTCGCTCATCTCTTGCAGTCTCGCGTTCACTCCTGTAGTTTGTGTTATGTTCTGACTCAGTGTGTTTTGTTGGTTGTTGGTAACATTGCTGTGTTTCCTACTTCCTGTTTTGGTTTTCAGGCTCTGTTCTGCGAGTGTTGCGGTGTTTGCGTTCGTTGTTATTCTGTATTTCATTTCATGtactctttattattttatgctCTGTTTTTAGAAAATGTTTCATTCTTCTGTTATTTACTTTCTTTGCTTACTGTTGTTTTATGTTGCTGTTTTTTTATGCAatgtgtatttattttattccctTTGTTTTGTTACAGCaatgtgtatatatttttatgttactTGGTGTTCTATTATGTATATGTATCATTTACAGGATTTTGtaagtcatttttttattatccttTACGATTCTACGTGTGTAAACTCGAGTCTGACAACCTTGGTTTTCAGTCTTCTCTATcacatttaaaaaagaaaattcacgACCATCTAGCCACCCACATACaaagtaaaaattgaaaataaaaagtgaaaatattgTTAGAAAGTTAACAGACCCTTGCATTTCAATGAGTATAACTTTTCACTTTCACCTCACTTTGCCATTTTGCTCTCTAAATGTTGTTAGAAGAAAACTGACTAGTGAGTGACTAACATTGATTTGGCAGCTACATGATATCGATGCCTGCACTTTCCTCGTTGAGCTACAGCTAAAGCGGCCTTACCTGACCCGTGGAAGCGACTTATCAACATGGGAGGTAATAACCATTCATGAAGATTCTCATATTAAATGCTAACATCTATTAATTGTGTTTGGGTATATTGTATGTATTTCAGGCTATTGCTGCATTACCATATCTGGATAGGGAGCTTTCACCAGCTTTGTATAGGTCATTTTTCATCCCTTACCTCTGGCAAGAAAAGAATGTTTTTGGCATGTATAAACTGCTCAGAAGAATACCGAAATGATTCTATTTAACCGGCAAAGGAGTGTCTGGATAGTCCTTGATTATGGTGGTGGGatttacatgaaaaaaaaaaacaattttgttagACACTGATCTTTTAGGATTTTTCCCATCTGTCGAGTATTTTGATTTAGTTCTAGTCTTCTCTTAAATTTCTACAATGTTGGATGCTGAAATATACTTTCTCCCACTGAAACATTCATTTTATTAATCTTGTACAGTTGAATTCTAATGTTTATGCAATTAGTACCACCTGATTATAGCAATGTAGGTAAAGACATtagaattaacataaaagacCAACTAATACGATAAATGGTCATTCTTAAAGGAATTGATGGCTAATTTTGCTTATACTGATATACTTGAAATATTCCTTTGTaagtttgaaattgaaatatgcCTATAAAAGTGTATAGTATTTCTCTACTTAGATAGACCTATATTTTATATACCTAGATCTTGTTCTTCTTTGCTATTTTCTTCTCTCTTACTCTCTTCCTGGACCATTTTCTTGGCTTGGAGGAATTTGATAAGGTCTTGTAAGCATTCTGTAGCATCAACATCCTTTGTTAACACTTCTGCAATTTCAGCTGGAGTAACTTGAACTTCTCCTAAAAGAACTTCAATCTTTTCAAAGAGTTCATGTTCAGTAATACAAAGGTAGTTAACAACCAATTGCTTAAAAGCAGAAAAGTTGCAATATGACAAGTGAATTTGCTTGTCCATTCTACCAGGCCTTAGCAGAGCAGGATCAAGTCTGTCTTTGTGATTTGTTGTGAAAACAATTATGTGTTCTTCTCCACAGCATGACCAAAGACCATCTACTGCATTCAATAGTCCTGAAAGTGTCATCTGTTGAAAAAGTATCAACAAACATTAGTTTAAAATAATGTCATCATTATAACTATTTTCTGAAAAATAGTTGACAGCATACTTACATCCTTCAAGTAATTtcattatatataaaagtttagCCGAGTTGAGTCCCAAATGGTCTCTCCATATGAACagacaacataaataaaaaagtacttacatatgTAAGTATTTCGAACCTATGACCTTCCATGTCTATATTTTGAAGATACATGTCAATGTCGACAAATTTTTACCAATAAGAGCAACCTTTTTTCAGCTAAATGTTATGTCCTTGTGCGGTAAAAGTCATATTATTAACAATAGGACCAACAttcgtcggctaaatcatgcaAATGATTAAATATATCTAACTAGATTCATGTATGTCAAATTCTTCCAAATCATTGCATTAtggtatgaaaaaaaaaatcaaagatgaaTCACATTTTCAAAGAGAAATTCATACATTATTGTGGCCATTATGAacaacttcttcatcttcttctcggTTTTGCAATTTTACGGAGCAATCAATATCCTCTATCACAAGTATAGAACGGTTGGACATGCTGAGAATAAGTTGCTTCAAGCTCTTATTATCCCCTACATTAGTGAGATCCAAGTCATAGATATCATAGTTGAGATAGTTAGCCATGGCTGCAATCAAGCTAGACTTTCCAGTACCAGGAGGGCCATACAACAAGTAACCGCGTTTCCAAGCTTTCCCTGTTCTTCTATAAAATTCTTTAGCCCTCACAAATTTGTCCAAATCATTCTTAATTTCCCTTTGAAGCTCTTCATCAATTGCAAGAGTGGTGAAACTCATTGGATGGTTGAACTTAATAGGATCATGACACCAACGATTATATTCATTTGAGTGAATCTTAAGTGTCACAATTCcttgtttaatttgtttagCTATCTCCATCACATAAGGCAAATATGAATCAATGATCTTGTTTTTGTGTTTCTTGTGAAAAGTTAGCTCATATGATCTTATTTCTGACACAGGCGAGGAGCCCCTATCAAAATGTCGAACTCTTGATGAGTCGACTTGTATGCATATTAGTTTCCACTTTACACTAACACCTTCAAAAACATCACTCACTTCTTCATCTCTATCTAGATTGAATGAGAGCTTTTTATGTTCCATAGATTTGGTTGCTTTAACTCTTTCTGCTGAGACAGTTGCTTTAGTTCCTAGATAGGCTTCTGCTGCCTCAAAAACTTGGTTTCTTGTCATCCCTTGAAATTCTTCAATGACTATGGTGAATTGTGCGTTGAATTGGCGAAAAACATGGTGAAGTCCCGATTGAACAAAGTTTAGGACTTCACGAGGAATGAGTTCATTCGTGACAGTTCGCATTAGCGCAATTGAGGCCACTGCAGATAAAACTGGCTTGCTGCTATCAAACATTGTTGAGATCACTGTCATTGATGAAGATCAGACGATTGAAATTTGATCTAATGGCTTAGATCAGCTGACTGCTATGGACTGGAAACGTTATTTAATGACGGCAATTTGAATCCTACGAAAAAATATGAAAGGaaagcattaaaaaaatataattttgttgaGATTTTGCAAGAGAATATTTCAAGATGTTTTTCTTATTATGACGTGTATGCGGTTATTAACTATGAATGATTCATGTTACAAAGAATTAGCTTGGCCATCTTGACAACAATGAtaagaattaaaacaaactaaacaAATTATCTAATTaacaaaagtataaaaataaataaatagtaattaacaaaaacatattaattTTGTTGAGATTTTGCATGAGATTATTTCAAGATGCTTTTCTTTTTATGACGTGCGTGCATGGCAAGGTTAATATGATTCATGTTACAAAGAATTTGCTTGGCCTTCGTGACAGTCATAGAAATTAATACAGAATAAACAAATTAACTAACTaacaaaagtagaaaaataaataatcaaacacTAGTTAACAAAAGCACAATAATTGAAAGGAAGagaaacaaaagagaaagaaaaatctgTGCGGTTTaacaaagaaagaagaaagtgCAGAAAGAAAGAACCAGATGAGGAAAAAAACTGGGTGGTACTTCCAAGAATCAACCCTAGTTATATGcctttttaccaaaataaaaaacccTAGTTACATGCTTTTGTTTAGAAAACGTAGAGTGCAAAGTAAAATTTACAGATGAGTTTAGAAAACGTTTCTACACACCTGAATATTGAAAACTGGGTGATACACACACCTGAACGTAGTGTGATGAAGAGGAGAAACGATGCTAGGGTTTTAACGGAGAAACGAGTCTAGGGTTTTAACAAAATTACTGGCGATTAGAAAATAAGGGTTACCGAgagaatatatatacatacagtGGAACCTACTAGACTACTACTCCCTCAGTTCCTTTTAAGTGTTGTTTTAGAATAGAgcaatgatatattttttttttgttagcttctatctttttctccaacaaattccacattttttttgcacacactctctctcataacaaacaattgtcaattttttagATATTGTGCACAtctctttatttaatttaagtcaatataaaaattattccaACTTAGACATGGCAACACAACCCTCACCTGCCCTGATTTTAACGGAGAAAAGCCGAATTAACTGGGTTCGGGTGCGGGGGAAACCCGGAATTTTAATGCGGGGCCGGGGGATACTCACACCCGCCCCGCACCCATATTGTTTTTCTCCATATTGTTTTTCcaaatatataacattaattagttttattgaaaaatataagaataattGATAAAGgatataattgacaaatcataCCATTAAAAATACCAAAACAACACTTAAATAAAAACGAAGGGAGTAATAcgtaaattccttaaaaaaacttaGATACATAAAAAACCTAGTATCATAAGCCCAATTAATAGACTATTAGTAacatttacttttctttttcagtataataaatcaaattaaattttatttctcttttcccTTCTTCCTATCTTCACACTAATTATCtcgtttcttaaaaaaataatactaattttctcttttctcttgaATATAATGAGGCGAATTCACCCAATAGTACTAACATGATATGACACGAGCCTCTTCTAACTTAATCAAAGTCATGATTTAAATACAGCCTTGGGCATTCAGCCGCGTTAAAACTCTTAAGGAGAGTTTATCGCTTATTTAGGTTCCACGCGAGCAGAGGATACCTGAtttacaccaaaaaataatgaGTCGAATTCAAAAACCCACTCccacatttgaattttttattcaaaattttactACTAGCAATGTCATACTCTATTGCCTTTATTCTAGGATTCAGTGTGTAGCTGGAAGAAAATGGTGCTGTTATGgcctttataaaattttgatttttattaaaactaaaaaaaaaataaatatttgttgctttcaaattataaaaaaacaaactaatcatgattatctatttcaacgaCACCGACAAtaatacaatataacaaaaaaaaaatctaaattcttttttgggttaaatatgtttttagtccttacattttacgccctttgaagaatagtccctacaatctattaaatgtttttaaaatcctcacattttatcTCTGATATCAAAATTAGTCGCTACTGTTAATTCTCTAACGGAATGTTGATGTGGCGGTTAGTGGCTCCcaattattttagggttaaatatattttttggtccctacattttgcgtgattttgaagaatagtgCTTAGATTTTGGGACCCACCAACTACCACATCATCATTCCTTTAAAGAATTAACTACGTGGACTAATTTTGATAACAGAGATAAAGTgtgagaattttaaaaatatttaatgaaatgtaaggactattctTTGAAGAGGcgcaaaatgtaaggactaaaaatatatttaacccttcttTTTTTGATGACACCAACAAtcattttattatagaaaaagttgtttaaggatataattggaatgatgaaaaagtaagtatattCATATAATCTACCAATTTACAATGCTATAACAAAGCATCATAAAATCTATCAATTTCTATGCAAACCAAATTAAACAAGTGGTAAATTAATTGGAATAATGTCAATCAAATGGCAGAATCGAAGTCTGAAGAATCTTAACATAGGAAAAATAATCTTTGAATCTTAATATACACTTTGTTGTTGGTTAATGGGTGTCCTACGAATGAATTTTTTATGGAGAGAGGACTTCGCCAAAGTGATTCGTTGTCTCcgtttctttttttattggcgTCCGAAGGCTTCAATGTTCTCATGTTGTCGACTATAGAGGCCGGGATATTCCGTGATTATTTTGTGGGTCATGACACTtaactttttctttctcatcTCCAATTCACTAACGACACACTGATCATTGGTGAAAAGAGTTTAGTCCAACGTGCAGTCTATCCGAGCcgtgttgatgatttttgaaaatgtgtcAGGACTGAaggtaaatttttataaaagtctTATGACAGGTGTTAATGTCTTAGATTCTTGGTTACATGAGGCCGCTTTGGTGTTGAATTGCCGTGTGGgaaatttttcttttgtgtaTTTGGGGCTTCCTATTGGCGGGGATTCTCGGAAGTTAGACTTTTGGAAACCGGCTGTTAACTCTATTATTACTAGATTGTCGAGCTGGAAAAGTAATTTTCTCTCGTTTGGTGGTTGTCTGATTCTTCTGAAATCTATCTCGTTTGGTGTGAGTAGGTTGAGGGAGTTTAATGTTTCTCTATTGAGGAAGTGGTGTTGGCGTATGTTGGTTTATAAGGAGGGCTTATGGCATCGAGTCCTAAAGTCTAGGTACGGGGAGGAAGGGGGGCGGTTGAAGGAGGGTGGGTGTGATGGCTCTTTGTGGTGGCGGATGATCTCTAGCATTCGCCGCGATGTGGGGGTGTGGGAGGGGAGCTGGTTTGAAGATATGTGCGCAGGGTTGTTGATGGAGGAGGTAGCACAATTTTTTGGTCAGATAATTGGGTGGGGGGTGCGCCTCTTCGGGTGCAATTTCCTCGCCTTTTTTATTTGGCGGTTAATAAATGGGTAACGGTGCAGGAGATGGAGAATAGGGGGTGGGACGATGGTGGTGGTGCCTGGGAGTGGAGGCGGCGTCTCttggcgtgggaggaggagacgGTTTCAGAGTGTGCATCTTTGTTGCATAATGTTGTTTTGCGGGATCATAATCTTGACAGGTGGAGGTGGATTCTCGACCCTATTAATGGTTATTCTGTTAAGGGGACATATACTTATCTCATGACACCAGGTGTTCCTTTGGAGCGTGGTATGTTTGATGAATTGTGGAAGAAGCAAATTCCTCTTAAGGTCTCTGTGTTTGCGTGGAGACTCCTTCACAATTGACTCTCAACTAAAGACAACCTTATTCGTAGGCGCATCATTCCTTCAGACGACACTACTTGCATTGGTGGGTGCGGATCTTCCGAGACTACAGACCATCTCCTTCTTTGTTGTGTTCATTTTGGTATGGTATGGCATCGTATTGATCAGTGGCTAGGCATCTCATTTATTGCTCCAACATCCATTAGCGAGCATCTTCATCAGTTTGGGCATTTGGCGGGGTTACCGCGATCTTCACACTCTTTTCTAACAGTAATTTGGATGGCTATTGTCTGAGTTATCTGGAAGGAAAGACACAACATAATTTTTAATCAGAAGATTGACACATTGGACCATTTAACAGACAACGTCAAACTTGTGTCTTTTTCTTGGCTAATGGCAAATATGCCTACTTTCACTTTCAGTTACAACGACTGGTGGCGGCACCCTTTATCGTGTATGGGTGTTCTACTGTagctttatttttttggcttttcTTCTGGTGTGCTTTCTTTTATGGCACCAGactaataattatattttttggtgggTGATTCTCTTTTACAAATCTTGTGCGAGATAAATCACTTGGTATGatttaatatattccattttggcttgttaaaaaaaaataaattatctattTGGTTTAATCACTAGGAACAAGTTTAAATTCAATAGGCATAAAATCATCcgtacttaatttttttttgaaaaaaccaaaatgagattATATAACAAAGTCATCGGTACTTAATGCTAACTTCTTCGTTAAATGTCTTAGGAATCAATACTTTGTAAGTAAGATTGATATCTCATTGTATTAAGTAATTAATTATGTTTcattagtgatgatgatattatttatgtgaaACATGGAACATGTATGCTTAATTGTTAGAATATTTGAGTAATTGACCGATGAAAATGACGCTGTTGACGGGGACTTGCGTCTAGATATTAAAGCATAGCAGCCATTTTATCGTTTTAAGCAATTTTgcactttctttttattttcgtaTATAtactcatttttatttatcttgttAGCTGGAAATTGTGTTGATTCTTGTTTATGCGAGATAATACATCGAAAAATCAACTACTTTTTGAGTCAGAAATTGAATGAACAAACCCAAAAACTCAACTATGAAGCAAGAGGAAGAAATCAGACAAGCAGAAGAAGTCGTAAGCTGAAACTTCTGTTtatatttcttcaacttttcgAATACTCGAAGAAGACCTGGTTGATCATGGTAACAACAACAACGGGAGATTTCCAAGAGCTTTTGAGCATAACAGCCCAAGACGTCTAGCCAATATCCTTAGACCTCCGAGTAACACCAGATAGACAGAAATGAAGTCCGACCATTAGTGTGTCCATGTAACTTGTTGGACGTGTATATTTCTTGTTCTAATTTGTGATTatctatatttaaaatttgatgcGCGCACAGTTTCTAAAAATATCAGATCGCAAATCAATCTCAACACCAAAAAAATTCCcgcaaaacataaacaaatcaaAGTGCCAACATTGCAGCTATAACCAAGAAACTCCTCACCAAAAAACAGATAAACTCAGAACAAATGCACTAATATATCTGCCAAAGTATGCCGGATAAGCACTATAGGACGACCACACTGAAATTACGCTAGACAGCAGCCGAGCTCAAACTGAGAAGCACACAAAAAAATCTGAGACAAACCAAACACTCAAACAGCTGCAGCCGACACTATAAAACTGAAGACACTCATTCTCCCAGACTAATGAAAGTATTAGCCCTCAGGCACAGAAGCAAGCCAAGATATATAAGAGTCAAATCAAACCCTTTAAGCTTATATTTGAGGATCTCCAAGATAAGATTTTTGAATCCTCCCTTACCTTCTCCCAATTAATAGAAATCATGACATTTCTTGCTTTCCAAATTGCCGATATATTAGAAAACCTGATTAATACCACAACTCCTTGGCAAAAGGTATAGTCCACACAGCAACTGCTATGCTATCCCACCTTAAAATTTCTTCACAAAAAGTATAAAACACAGTCCACACAACGGATTTTTTTTGCTCTTTTGCAACAATTTAAATATGCTGGGACTACTACTCTTGCAAGAAAAACATCAAGCAAACATATAATCCTTTTATAAGGTACTGTTTATAATGATCTCAACAATTTTGTTTGtcaacaaaaaacatgaaataGTTAAAAGCATGCAACTAGTTCCTATCACTCTTCTAAGTGACAACAGTCATTGTTAACATGGATGGAGAATGACGCTAACCTTGTAAGTTTTTAGCCTTACtcctattaaaaataaaatcgaaaAGCTTTGATATTTAATACTTGATATGAAAATAGAGCCTCAACTTAATATAATGTGAAGTCTCAAGATACATATAAAACTATAGAACAAAGTATCTACTTAGAATAGCTTACAGTTTATAGGGAGCCAAACATGACCTATATATTTTCTCTATCTAGTTCatgttcttctttgatattttCTTCATTCTATCATCTCTTCCTTGATCATTTTCTTGGCTTGGAGGGATTCAATAAGGTCTTGTAGGCATTCTGTAGCATCACAATCCTTCGTTAGCTCTTCAGCAATTTCAGCTGGAGTAACTTGAACTTGTCCTAGAAGCTGTTCAATCTTTTCAAAGAGTTCATGTTCAGTAATGCAGAGGTAGTTAATAACCAATTTCTTAAAAGCAGAAAAGTTGCAATATGACAAGTGAATGTGCTTGTCCATTCTACCAGGTCTTAATAGAGCAGGATCAAGCCTGTCTTTGTGATTTGTTGTGAATACAATTATGTGTTCTTCTCCGCAGCATGACCAAAGACCATCAACAGCATTCAATAGTCCTGAAAGTGTCACCTGTTGACAATATCAACAAACGTTAACGTAAATTATGAACAAATGTTAGTCTAAAATTAAATCTTGGTTATAACATTTCATGATATCCAGAATATTATATCCTCGTGGGTATTCTAAATTATGACTGTTGTTAAATATAACTAGATTCATGTAGGGTTGAATAATTCTAAATATCTTCTACTTTTAGTATGAATGAAACTCAAAGATGAATGATATATTTGACGAGAAATGCATACCTTATTGTCTCCATtaacttctttctcttcttctcggTTCTGCAAATTTATATTGCAATCAATATCCTCTATCACAAGTATAGAACGATTGGGAATGTCAAGAATAAGTTGCTTCAAGCTCTTATTATCCTCTACATTAGTGAGATCCAAGTCATAGATATCATAGTTGAGATAGTTAGCCATGGCTGCAATCAAGCTAGACTTTCCAGTACCAGGAGGACCGTACAACAAGTAACCGCGTTTCCAAGCTTTGCCGGTTCTTCTATAAAACTCTCTAGCACTCACAAATTTGTCCAAATCATTCATAATATCCCTTTGAAGCCCTTCATCAATTGCAAGAGTGTTGAAACTCATTGGATGGTTGAACTTAACAGGTTCGTGATTCCAAACATATTTATATTCATAGTCATCATATTCATTATTTGAGCGAATCTTGATTGCCATGTTTCCTTGTTTCATTTGATTAGCTATCTCAATCACATAAGGCAAATATGAATCGAAAATCTTGTTCTTGTGTTTCTTGTGAAAAGTTAGCTCATAGGATCTTATTTCTGACACGGCTGAGGAGTCATCACTGTAACTTCGAATCCGCGACTTGTCTACCTGTATGCAAATTAGTTTCCACTTTACACTAATACCTTCAAAAACATCACTCACTTCTTCATTTCTATCAATATTGAATTCAAGCTTTTTATGATCTTC
Proteins encoded in this window:
- the LOC11411859 gene encoding AAA-ATPase At3g50940: MTVISTMFDSSKPVLSAVASIALMRTVTNELIPREVLNFVQSGLHHVFRQFNAQFTIVIEEFQGMTRNQVFEAAEAYLGTKATVSAERVKATKSMEHKKLSFNLDRDEEVSDVFEGVSVKWKLICIQVDSSRVRHFDRGSSPVSEIRSYELTFHKKHKNKIIDSYLPYVMEIAKQIKQGIVTLKIHSNEYNRWCHDPIKFNHPMSFTTLAIDEELQREIKNDLDKFVRAKEFYRRTGKAWKRGYLLYGPPGTGKSSLIAAMANYLNYDIYDLDLTNVGDNKSLKQLILSMSNRSILVIEDIDCSVKLQNREEDEEVVHNGHNNVMTLSGLLNAVDGLWSCCGEEHIIVFTTNHKDRLDPALLRPGRMDKQIHLSYCNFSAFKQLVVNYLCITEHELFEKIEVLLGEVQVTPAEIAEVLTKDVDATECLQDLIKFLQAKKMVQEESKREENSKEEQDLGI
- the LOC11407773 gene encoding AAA-ATPase At3g50940, which gives rise to MISTMFDSSKPVLSAVASIMLMQTVANELIPRELLNFVQSGLSHLFCQSPTRFTVVVEEFQGMRRNHVFEAAEAYLGTKATVSVERVKAGKSEDHKKLEFNIDRNEEVSDVFEGISVKWKLICIQVDKSRIRSYSDDSSAVSEIRSYELTFHKKHKNKIFDSYLPYVIEIANQMKQGNMAIKIRSNNEYDDYEYKYVWNHEPVKFNHPMSFNTLAIDEGLQRDIMNDLDKFVSAREFYRRTGKAWKRGYLLYGPPGTGKSSLIAAMANYLNYDIYDLDLTNVEDNKSLKQLILDIPNRSILVIEDIDCNINLQNREEEKEVNGDNKVTLSGLLNAVDGLWSCCGEEHIIVFTTNHKDRLDPALLRPGRMDKHIHLSYCNFSAFKKLVINYLCITEHELFEKIEQLLGQVQVTPAEIAEELTKDCDATECLQDLIESLQAKKMIKEEMIE